In a genomic window of Streptomyces roseoviridis:
- a CDS encoding ABC transporter permease — MTTPPPAPYSYVSPIPVRRAHLGDALASEWTKIRSVRSTMWTVGIMVLLMLGIGLAVGAVAAAAGPEMSEESALGLGFFGMLPASICVMTLGVLSISSEYGTGMIRTTLTACPSRSRVLTAKAIVFFVLVFSLVTAMAAVVAAAQVAMVDAAQPTGAQWLRATVGVGLFLALLGLLAMAVGAIMRHSAGAITVMIGVLLLPLVAALFMFSQALRSVQETLFMYAIPSQMIALYSESAPFNDQGPAGWEPVLIVAGLTAAVLGSAFALLNSRDV, encoded by the coding sequence ATGACCACCCCGCCGCCGGCCCCGTACTCGTACGTCTCCCCCATCCCGGTCCGCCGGGCGCACCTCGGCGACGCGCTCGCCTCCGAGTGGACCAAGATCCGCTCGGTGCGCTCCACGATGTGGACGGTGGGGATCATGGTGCTGCTGATGCTCGGCATCGGCCTCGCGGTGGGTGCGGTCGCCGCCGCCGCGGGCCCGGAGATGTCGGAGGAGTCCGCGCTGGGGCTCGGCTTCTTCGGCATGCTGCCGGCCTCGATCTGTGTGATGACCCTGGGCGTGCTCAGCATCAGCTCCGAGTACGGCACGGGCATGATCCGTACGACGCTGACCGCCTGCCCCAGCCGGTCGCGGGTGCTCACGGCGAAGGCCATCGTCTTCTTCGTGCTGGTCTTCTCGCTGGTCACGGCGATGGCGGCGGTGGTCGCCGCGGCCCAGGTGGCCATGGTCGACGCGGCCCAGCCGACCGGTGCGCAGTGGCTGCGGGCCACCGTCGGCGTGGGGCTCTTCCTGGCGCTGCTGGGTCTGCTGGCGATGGCCGTCGGCGCGATCATGCGGCACTCGGCCGGTGCGATCACGGTGATGATCGGGGTGCTGCTGCTGCCGCTGGTCGCGGCGCTGTTCATGTTCTCCCAGGCGCTGCGCTCGGTGCAGGAGACGCTGTTCATGTACGCGATCCCCTCGCAGATGATCGCGCTCTACAGCGAGTCGGCGCCGTTCAACGACCAGGGTCCGGCCGGCTGGGAGCCGGTGCTGATCGTCGCCGGGCTCACCGCGGCCGTCCTCGGCAGCGCGTTCGCGCTGCTCAACAGCCGGGACGTGTAG
- a CDS encoding ATP/GTP-binding protein has protein sequence MSPRHNRPRGGAKPTAQGDPGERYGGVQRTESWQGEEWYVRLVAGASAPGKRYRCPGCDQEIPSGAPHLVAWPEYGGVDDRRHWHKACWNAKDRRTTRVQRSRNAPRY, from the coding sequence GTGTCCCCGCGCCACAACCGCCCCCGTGGCGGCGCGAAGCCCACAGCACAGGGTGATCCGGGAGAGCGGTACGGCGGTGTGCAGCGCACCGAGAGCTGGCAGGGCGAGGAGTGGTACGTCCGCCTGGTGGCCGGCGCGAGCGCGCCCGGCAAGCGCTACCGCTGCCCGGGCTGCGACCAGGAGATCCCCTCCGGCGCCCCGCACCTGGTGGCCTGGCCGGAGTACGGCGGCGTGGACGACCGCCGCCACTGGCACAAGGCCTGCTGGAACGCCAAGGACCGCCGCACCACCCGGGTGCAGCGGTCCCGCAACGCGCCTCGCTACTGA
- a CDS encoding LLM class flavin-dependent oxidoreductase, with protein MRVGTFVLAAQFPGQGQGEALHRAVRTAEVAEEAGLDSVWLAEHHFVPYGVCPSAVTLAALLLGRTRRIRVGTAVSVLPSVHPVALGEQAALLHVTSGGRFTLGVGRGGPWVDLEVFGSGLPAYERDFPESLDLLLRWLSEPRVGAQGERFAFREVAVVPAPGELIGGPAAPEVVVACTSQHSVRLAAERGLPMLLGMHCGDEEKAEMVACWERCAREAGRDPDEIARIGAGHVSAGVAQVADRTADAAEALVKAMPGWLKQGLDAHVTVDGRQRAMRDPVAYTELLCGLHPVGTPRLAADRLAATAERTGITRFALLAEGSGDLTATEENVRRLGAEVLPLLA; from the coding sequence ATGCGCGTGGGTACGTTCGTACTGGCCGCCCAGTTCCCGGGCCAGGGCCAGGGGGAAGCACTGCATCGCGCGGTGCGGACCGCCGAGGTCGCCGAGGAGGCGGGGCTCGACTCCGTCTGGCTGGCCGAGCACCACTTCGTGCCGTACGGGGTGTGCCCCTCCGCGGTCACGCTGGCGGCGCTGCTCCTGGGCCGCACCCGCCGGATCCGGGTCGGCACGGCGGTCAGCGTGCTGCCGAGCGTCCACCCGGTGGCGCTGGGCGAGCAGGCGGCGCTGCTGCACGTCACCTCGGGCGGCCGGTTCACCCTCGGGGTGGGCCGGGGCGGGCCCTGGGTGGACCTGGAGGTCTTCGGTTCGGGACTGCCCGCGTACGAGCGGGACTTCCCCGAGTCGCTCGATCTGCTGCTCCGCTGGCTGTCCGAGCCCCGGGTCGGCGCCCAGGGGGAACGATTCGCTTTCCGCGAGGTGGCGGTCGTGCCCGCTCCGGGCGAGCTGATCGGCGGCCCGGCCGCCCCCGAGGTGGTGGTCGCCTGCACCTCGCAGCACAGTGTGCGGCTGGCCGCCGAGCGGGGCCTGCCGATGCTGCTCGGCATGCACTGCGGGGACGAGGAGAAGGCCGAGATGGTGGCCTGCTGGGAGCGGTGCGCGCGGGAGGCCGGACGCGACCCGGACGAGATCGCGCGCATCGGCGCCGGCCACGTGTCGGCCGGGGTGGCCCAGGTCGCCGACCGCACCGCCGACGCGGCGGAGGCACTGGTGAAGGCGATGCCCGGTTGGCTGAAGCAGGGCCTGGACGCGCATGTGACGGTGGACGGCCGGCAGCGCGCGATGCGCGACCCGGTCGCGTACACGGAGCTGCTGTGCGGGCTGCACCCGGTGGGCACGCCCCGGCTCGCGGCGGACCGGCTCGCGGCGACCGCCGAGCGCACCGGCATCACCCGCTTCGCGCTGCTCGCCGAGGGCTCGGGTGACCTCACGGCGACGGAGGAGAACGTGCGGCGGCTGGGCGCCGAGGTGCTGCCCCTGCTGGC